The genomic interval CGCTCTCATCCAGGCACACCAGCGCGCCAATCCTCGGTTAGACGTGTTGCCCCTTTTGCAGAAGGCAGAGGGCAGGGGGCAGGGGGCAGAAGGGGGGAACCAGGAGCTAGGAGTCAGGAGTCAGGAGTCAGGAGTCAGGAGTCAGGAGTCAGTCCCAATTCAAAATTCAAAACTCAAAATTCAAAACTCAAAATTTAAACCTCCCCCATACCCCACACCCTACACCCCACACCCCATTACAGCAATGGACAGCAGTGATGGCTTGGCAGATGCGGTGATTCAGATTTGTCGTGCCAGTCGGGTGGGAGCCAGGGTAGAACGGAGTCAGATTCCCCTCCCTGCTGGGTTGGAAACCTGGGTTGGAGCAGCACAGTCATTGGATTGGGCGTTGTATGGAGGAGAGGATTTTGAATTGGTTCTTTGTCTTGGTTCAACTGAAGCTGGGGAATTGTTGCAGCAGCTTGGCAAGGGAGCGGCGATCGTCGGCACGATTACGAATGATTCCAAAGTCTGGCTAGTTGATGCAGCAAACAATCAGCCCGCGCAACCATTAAATTTAGACCTGGGATTTCAGCATTTTGGCAGCGATGCTTCAGAATAAAAACCCGTGTTTGTTAATTCGTTTCGGTTAGCATGCGGTCATGGGAAAACGAACACAAAAGCTGATTTTGCTCGTTGGCGGGCTGTTGCTGGGGATCTGGCTAATTTGCCGGATTGGCGCAGAAGCGTTTTGGTTTAGGGAAGTTGGCTATACCCAGGTATTTTGGCTAAGACTGGGGACAAAAGCACTGATTTGGACGATCGTCACCCTACTGAGTGCATTTTTTCTTCTCAGCAA from Kovacikia minuta CCNUW1 carries:
- a CDS encoding thiamine-monophosphate kinase, with protein sequence MLTSDMLVDGVHFSDRTTTPEDAGWRAAAANLSDLAAMGATPLGLTVALGVPGEVTVDWVERLYQGLTACLQQYQTPIVGGDVCRSPIRTIAITAFGEAAPHQIMRRSTAQPGDAILVTGFHGASRAGLELLLHPERGQSLNSGDRAALIQAHQRANPRLDVLPLLQKAEGRGQGAEGGNQELGVRSQESGVRSQESVPIQNSKLKIQNSKFKPPPYPTPYTPHPITAMDSSDGLADAVIQICRASRVGARVERSQIPLPAGLETWVGAAQSLDWALYGGEDFELVLCLGSTEAGELLQQLGKGAAIVGTITNDSKVWLVDAANNQPAQPLNLDLGFQHFGSDASE